A window from Leuconostoc mesenteroides subsp. mesenteroides encodes these proteins:
- a CDS encoding insulinase family protein, whose translation MKTKHYLKLKEDVITETLDNGLSIVMVPKSNYHKTFAVLTTAYGALDQEFAIDDAQPIKIPAGTAHFLEHKLFEKENEDAFAKFGELGADANAFTNAYQTSYLFSTTQNLIPAITHLLDFVQTPYFSKQTVEKEQGIIGQEIQMYDDDPNWALYMGLLNTLYPDSSIAKDIAGTRETIATITPELLYAIHSAFYQPTQLTLQIVGHFNPKEILAVVKENQVKKSLKLSKLTRFSEKLLPTKEQQAERYFNVSRPKVAFGIRLDQNQVVGIEAAKRILIADILNDLLFGEQTDWYQNLYSHGIIDTEFETAFDIIKDYQYVSFFAETEDYEILTQEIQSQIDNYQNVLKNQQNAFESLQRATVGEGIQKLNSLESMALQGDDVLFGTNLFDKIELLQDLTFDDILVTADKIYRNATLQRFVLHK comes from the coding sequence AGAAACGTTAGATAATGGCCTATCAATAGTGATGGTTCCGAAGTCTAATTACCATAAAACTTTTGCTGTATTAACAACGGCTTATGGTGCGTTAGATCAAGAATTTGCTATCGATGATGCACAGCCAATTAAGATTCCTGCTGGAACAGCACATTTTCTGGAGCACAAGCTATTTGAAAAAGAAAATGAAGATGCATTCGCAAAATTTGGTGAATTAGGGGCTGATGCTAATGCATTTACCAATGCCTATCAAACAAGTTATCTATTCTCAACTACGCAAAACTTAATACCTGCCATAACACATTTATTGGACTTTGTTCAAACGCCGTATTTTTCAAAGCAAACAGTAGAAAAAGAACAGGGAATTATTGGACAAGAAATACAAATGTATGATGATGACCCTAATTGGGCCCTTTATATGGGATTGTTAAATACACTATATCCAGACTCATCGATTGCTAAAGATATCGCTGGAACCCGTGAAACTATTGCAACCATCACACCTGAACTGCTTTATGCTATTCATTCCGCATTTTATCAACCCACTCAGCTGACATTACAAATTGTGGGGCATTTTAATCCTAAAGAAATATTAGCAGTCGTTAAAGAAAATCAAGTTAAAAAAAGTTTAAAGCTTAGTAAGTTAACCCGTTTCTCGGAAAAACTCTTACCAACAAAAGAACAACAAGCGGAACGCTACTTTAATGTTTCACGTCCTAAAGTTGCATTTGGAATCCGATTGGATCAGAATCAAGTCGTTGGTATAGAAGCAGCCAAACGTATATTAATTGCTGATATTTTGAATGATTTATTGTTTGGTGAGCAAACAGATTGGTATCAGAATTTATATAGTCATGGTATTATTGATACAGAATTTGAAACAGCATTTGATATTATAAAAGATTATCAGTATGTGAGCTTTTTTGCGGAAACGGAAGATTATGAAATTCTGACGCAAGAAATTCAAAGTCAAATTGACAATTATCAAAATGTTTTAAAAAACCAACAAAATGCTTTTGAATCACTACAACGAGCTACGGTGGGGGAAGGAATCCAAAAATTGAATTCCTTAGAAAGTATGGCCTTGCAAGGTGATGATGTCTTGTTTGGAACCAATCTTTTTGATAAGATAGAGTTGTTACAAGATTTAACATTTGATGACATTCTTGTAACAGCAGATAAAATATATCGAAATGCTACGTTGCAACGATTTGTGTTGCATAAGTAG
- a CDS encoding helix-turn-helix domain-containing protein, whose translation MNETLTNQIGEQLKAARLDKQLSLDDIQEITKIQRRYLLAIEENNLSVLPGDFYVRAFIRQYALAVGLHPDELLGEAKPMSMSRTSDLSRAHRDNDGIVRAGIDNTPTAKSRLANSMPTIGLGLLILVALIVIWFVLTHIGTNSQQTSNSGNISVSTSEVSQSSRKSSAPKSSESSASEKSATLDLGTPEINTSLQTTIYNLSNENTKKHTVVITAKNTGTSVKVNDANSNILLNETLASGSKTVEIPTGTTAFNLQFSNINNASVTVDGQNVEISGTTTTFWNVLFNLNK comes from the coding sequence ATGAATGAAACTTTAACAAATCAAATAGGCGAACAACTGAAAGCGGCTCGCTTAGACAAACAATTATCATTAGATGATATTCAAGAAATTACAAAAATCCAACGCCGGTATTTATTAGCTATTGAAGAAAACAATCTTAGCGTTTTACCTGGTGATTTTTATGTTCGTGCTTTTATTCGGCAATATGCATTAGCTGTAGGGTTACATCCTGATGAACTATTAGGGGAAGCAAAACCAATGTCTATGTCTCGAACTAGCGATTTGAGCCGAGCTCACAGGGATAATGATGGCATTGTTCGTGCAGGAATAGATAATACACCAACGGCAAAATCGAGGTTGGCAAATTCTATGCCAACAATTGGTTTAGGGCTATTGATTCTCGTAGCTTTAATAGTTATTTGGTTTGTACTGACACATATAGGAACTAATTCTCAACAGACATCTAATAGCGGTAATATCTCTGTTTCTACCTCTGAGGTTTCTCAATCTTCGCGTAAATCATCAGCACCAAAGTCATCTGAGTCTAGCGCCAGTGAGAAATCTGCGACACTTGATTTAGGTACACCTGAAATAAATACAAGCTTGCAGACGACAATCTATAACTTGTCTAATGAAAATACTAAAAAGCATACAGTTGTTATAACAGCGAAGAACACAGGTACTTCGGTTAAGGTTAATGATGCTAATAGTAATATTTTGCTAAATGAAACATTGGCTAGTGGCAGTAAAACAGTAGAAATTCCAACGGGAACAACGGCATTTAACCTACAGTTTTCTAATATTAATAATGCTTCAGTTACGGTTGACGGACAAAATGTTGAAATAAGTGGGACAACAACAACATTTTGGAATGTGCTTTTTAATCTCAATAAATAA
- the pgsA gene encoding CDP-diacylglycerol--glycerol-3-phosphate 3-phosphatidyltransferase — protein MNLPNKLTVFRIILIPVFILLLTVPYAWSNISFLGSTIPINWLIAAFVFAVASATDFLDGQIARKQHLVTNFGKFADPLADKLLVMTALIFLTSFNVVPAWMTAVIVIRELAVTGLRTLIVENNGQVLAAQMPGKIKTFSQMFAIFFLYIRNAPFSSINFPIGDVLLWVAVIFTIYSGIDYFWQNRNVFSDGM, from the coding sequence ATGAATTTACCCAATAAACTAACGGTTTTCAGAATTATTTTAATCCCAGTATTTATTTTATTACTGACAGTACCATATGCTTGGTCTAATATTAGTTTTTTAGGATCAACTATACCTATTAACTGGTTGATTGCCGCTTTCGTCTTTGCAGTAGCTTCTGCAACGGATTTCTTGGACGGTCAGATAGCTCGTAAACAGCATTTAGTTACTAATTTTGGAAAGTTTGCGGATCCTTTGGCTGACAAACTTTTGGTTATGACAGCATTAATTTTCTTAACGAGTTTCAATGTTGTGCCAGCCTGGATGACTGCGGTTATTGTTATTCGAGAGTTAGCCGTTACAGGCTTACGTACACTAATTGTTGAAAACAATGGTCAAGTTTTGGCAGCACAGATGCCAGGAAAGATAAAAACATTTTCACAAATGTTTGCTATTTTCTTCTTATATATTCGTAACGCCCCATTTTCTAGTATTAATTTTCCGATTGGGGATGTCCTGTTGTGGGTTGCAGTTATCTTTACAATCTATTCCGGTATCGATTATTTTTGGCAAAATAGAAATGTCTTTTCTGACGGCATGTAA
- the recA gene encoding recombinase RecA, whose amino-acid sequence MVAKKTTKKDDQAKKDGRRAALDEALKKIEKNFGKGSVMTLGDNALTQIETIPSGSVKIDVALGVGGYPKGRIIEVYGPESSGKTTIALHAVAEVQKQGGTAAYIDAENALDVKYAEALGVKKDELLLSQPDTGEQGLEIADALVQSGAVDMIVVDSVAALVPRAEIEGEMGDAHVGLQARLMSQALRKLAGTLNRTGTIAIFINQIREKVGVMFGNPETTPGGRALKFYSTVRLEVRRSTQIKDGTDVTGNLTKVKIVKNKVAPPFKVAEVDIMYGHGISQTGEILDLAVDQDIIDKAGAWYAYEGERIGQGREKAKDYLDDPEHAELRQELYVKVRQAYGIDSNANGTAVSNTEAQAEKSDEQINLSDVDTSSDDALTDEPIV is encoded by the coding sequence ATGGTAGCAAAAAAAACGACTAAAAAAGATGATCAAGCAAAAAAAGATGGTCGTCGAGCCGCGCTAGATGAAGCGTTAAAGAAAATTGAAAAGAACTTTGGGAAAGGTTCAGTGATGACGTTAGGCGATAATGCGCTAACGCAAATTGAAACGATTCCTTCTGGTTCTGTTAAAATTGATGTTGCCCTGGGTGTTGGTGGCTATCCCAAGGGTCGTATTATTGAAGTATACGGTCCAGAATCATCAGGTAAAACAACCATCGCACTTCATGCAGTTGCTGAAGTTCAAAAACAAGGTGGAACAGCAGCCTATATTGATGCCGAAAACGCTTTAGATGTCAAATATGCTGAAGCTCTTGGTGTTAAAAAAGACGAATTACTTTTGTCACAACCGGATACAGGCGAACAAGGATTAGAAATTGCTGATGCTTTGGTACAATCAGGTGCCGTAGATATGATTGTTGTTGACTCAGTTGCTGCATTAGTACCTCGTGCTGAAATTGAAGGTGAGATGGGTGATGCACACGTTGGATTGCAAGCTCGTTTAATGAGTCAGGCACTGCGTAAGTTAGCAGGAACTTTAAACAGAACGGGAACAATCGCTATTTTCATCAATCAAATTCGTGAAAAAGTCGGCGTAATGTTTGGAAACCCAGAAACTACACCCGGTGGTCGTGCATTAAAGTTTTATTCGACAGTGCGTTTAGAAGTTAGACGTTCAACACAAATTAAAGATGGTACGGATGTCACTGGTAATTTAACAAAAGTTAAAATTGTTAAAAATAAAGTGGCTCCACCATTCAAAGTTGCTGAAGTTGATATTATGTATGGACATGGTATCTCACAGACAGGTGAAATTCTTGACCTCGCTGTTGATCAAGATATTATCGACAAAGCAGGTGCATGGTACGCCTACGAAGGAGAACGAATTGGTCAAGGACGTGAGAAAGCCAAAGATTATCTAGATGATCCTGAGCATGCCGAACTGCGACAAGAACTTTATGTCAAGGTACGTCAAGCATATGGTATTGATTCTAATGCGAATGGTACTGCCGTTTCAAATACAGAAGCTCAAGCAGAAAAATCTGATGAACAAATCAATTTATCGGATGTGGATACATCGAGTGATGATGCTTTAACGGACGAACCAATTGTATAA
- a CDS encoding response regulator, translating to MTNILVVDDETAISTLLQYNLQQNGYEVTVASDGLFAYQKAKEQQFDAILLDLMLPEMDGMTVLKQLRQDKVSTPIILVTAKGDEFDRVLGLELGADDYITKPFSPREVVARLKAVLRRSQVTTDSNETDEMVISIQDLLINDSKKTVMKENIVLSLTPREYDLLLYFAQRLGRVIDRETILTAVWGYEYTGESRMVDMHISNLRDKIESNPKAPKILKTVRGFGYTMTN from the coding sequence ATGACTAATATACTTGTTGTTGATGATGAAACGGCAATTTCAACACTGTTGCAATACAATTTGCAGCAGAACGGTTACGAAGTGACAGTTGCATCGGATGGCTTATTCGCTTATCAAAAGGCAAAAGAGCAACAATTTGATGCAATATTGCTGGATCTAATGTTGCCAGAGATGGATGGCATGACCGTTTTAAAACAGTTACGTCAAGATAAAGTTAGCACACCAATAATTTTGGTGACTGCAAAAGGCGATGAGTTTGATCGTGTGCTTGGGTTAGAATTAGGTGCAGATGACTATATCACTAAACCCTTTAGCCCTCGGGAGGTTGTGGCAAGATTAAAAGCAGTACTACGTCGTTCGCAAGTTACTACAGATAGCAACGAAACCGATGAAATGGTTATTTCTATACAAGATTTGCTTATTAACGATAGTAAAAAAACAGTGATGAAAGAAAATATTGTTCTGTCCTTGACACCACGGGAATATGATTTATTATTATATTTTGCACAACGATTGGGTCGTGTAATTGATCGTGAAACAATTTTGACGGCTGTATGGGGATATGAATATACTGGTGAAAGCCGTATGGTAGATATGCACATTAGTAACTTGCGTGATAAGATTGAGTCAAATCCAAAGGCACCTAAAATATTGAAAACAGTTCGCGGATTTGGCTACACTATGACCAATTAG
- the pstS gene encoding phosphate ABC transporter substrate-binding protein PstS family protein, with product MNKKIVGIIGGIVVIVAGIALYTSANDKSSNSKTSTTSSSKVSGKVLSLGSTALQPLAEQVAKSFQEKNPNVTITVQGGGSGAGLSQVSDGSAQIGNSDVFAEEKDGIDATKLVDHKVAVVGIAPVVNSDVQITSLTKEQLRNIFTGKVTNWKEVGGNDEKIVVINRATGSGTRAVFEKNVLDGQDAVQATEQDSNGTVQKIVKTTPGSISYLAFAYLDSDGIKALDLNKVHPNKQNVEDNSWPIWAYEHMYTKGNPTGATKSFLDYFTTKEVQKNIVPKLGYIGLTDMKVTRDASGKVTDK from the coding sequence ATGAACAAAAAGATTGTAGGAATTATTGGTGGTATAGTGGTCATTGTGGCTGGAATTGCCTTGTATACTTCTGCTAATGATAAGTCCAGCAATAGCAAAACAAGTACAACGTCATCTTCTAAAGTAAGTGGCAAAGTGTTATCGTTAGGATCAACGGCATTACAGCCTTTAGCAGAGCAAGTTGCTAAGTCATTTCAGGAGAAAAATCCTAATGTAACAATTACGGTACAAGGGGGTGGGTCGGGTGCTGGGCTAAGTCAAGTATCTGATGGTTCAGCACAAATTGGGAACTCAGATGTATTTGCTGAAGAAAAAGATGGTATTGACGCTACTAAACTAGTAGATCATAAAGTAGCTGTAGTTGGTATTGCGCCGGTTGTGAATAGTGATGTGCAGATTACGAGTTTAACAAAGGAACAATTACGTAATATTTTTACTGGCAAAGTAACAAATTGGAAAGAAGTTGGTGGTAACGATGAAAAAATTGTTGTTATCAATCGTGCAACTGGTTCGGGAACACGTGCTGTTTTTGAAAAAAATGTTTTGGACGGTCAGGATGCTGTACAAGCGACGGAACAAGATTCCAATGGTACAGTACAAAAAATTGTCAAAACGACACCAGGATCAATTTCGTACTTGGCATTTGCCTACCTCGACTCTGACGGTATCAAGGCATTGGACTTAAATAAAGTTCATCCTAACAAACAAAATGTTGAAGATAATTCATGGCCAATATGGGCTTACGAACACATGTACACTAAGGGAAATCCAACTGGTGCTACTAAGTCCTTCTTAGATTACTTTACAACCAAAGAAGTTCAAAAAAATATTGTACCTAAGCTAGGATACATTGGATTAACAGATATGAAAGTCACTCGTGATGCAAGTGGCAAAGTAACAGATAAATAA
- a CDS encoding histidine kinase, whose translation MKKKIGKITSVFSINILLLFIVTRVIHVPHNQLYILIIIFFVVTIFEIWFLNFWQNKETAELTIMKNRMIATSAGKTPRGVLAEPTSPYYELLEQFNELQSYVRHSQYSANREINNYQTLLASLPVGVINVSRHHMIDVFNQSAADMLGVEVPELPTLDSLVIRQFTLSEIISHTFNTNQRQHSILNLTVDGEARQYDVSTSFHQSGSNSEVMVMLYDLTEVLKLERMQADFLANASHEFKTPLTAITGFVETLQGDAGADEETRTQFLQIVADEARRLSALVNDILSLSRMQHKVDEKISQLQISAIVEQQLEKIDTKTVTVHNDIASDFSVSGVASDVSTIIQNLLTNSVKYNKINGEVWISACKNMQQWQITVSDSGIGIPLNQQSRIFERFYRGDESRQRKIASGTGLGLAIVNEIVNQHNGEINIKSQVGVGTTISVILPL comes from the coding sequence ATGAAGAAAAAAATTGGTAAAATAACCAGCGTATTCAGTATAAATATTTTATTATTATTTATAGTAACTCGAGTAATCCATGTACCTCATAATCAACTCTACATATTAATTATTATATTTTTTGTAGTAACTATTTTTGAGATTTGGTTTTTAAATTTTTGGCAGAATAAAGAAACAGCAGAATTAACTATTATGAAGAATAGAATGATTGCTACTTCAGCTGGAAAAACACCACGGGGTGTTTTAGCAGAACCAACATCTCCATACTATGAATTATTAGAACAGTTCAATGAATTACAAAGCTATGTTCGCCACTCACAATATAGTGCTAATCGTGAAATAAATAATTACCAGACACTATTAGCCAGTCTACCAGTTGGGGTTATTAATGTTAGTCGTCATCATATGATAGATGTTTTCAATCAATCGGCAGCCGATATGCTTGGTGTAGAAGTGCCAGAATTACCAACTTTAGATAGTTTAGTGATTCGTCAGTTTACGTTGTCAGAAATCATTAGTCATACCTTCAACACGAATCAAAGACAGCACTCCATTTTGAACTTGACGGTTGATGGCGAGGCACGGCAGTATGATGTTAGCACATCATTTCATCAATCTGGATCAAATTCAGAAGTGATGGTTATGTTGTATGATTTGACGGAAGTATTGAAATTAGAACGCATGCAAGCCGATTTTTTGGCCAATGCTTCGCATGAGTTTAAAACACCTTTGACTGCGATAACTGGATTTGTTGAGACATTACAAGGTGATGCAGGAGCGGACGAAGAAACGAGAACTCAATTTTTGCAAATTGTGGCAGATGAGGCGAGACGTTTATCAGCACTGGTTAATGACATATTGTCTTTGTCACGTATGCAACATAAAGTAGATGAAAAAATTTCTCAGTTGCAAATTTCAGCTATCGTTGAACAGCAATTAGAAAAAATCGATACTAAAACGGTTACGGTACACAATGATATTGCATCAGACTTCAGCGTATCAGGAGTTGCTAGTGATGTGTCCACCATCATTCAAAATTTATTAACTAATTCAGTTAAGTATAATAAAATAAATGGTGAAGTTTGGATATCAGCATGCAAAAATATGCAACAATGGCAAATAACGGTCAGCGACTCGGGGATTGGTATTCCACTGAACCAGCAGTCTCGTATATTTGAGCGCTTCTATCGAGGTGACGAATCAAGACAACGTAAAATAGCAAGTGGTACTGGATTGGGGCTTGCAATTGTCAATGAGATTGTGAACCAACATAATGGGGAAATCAATATTAAATCACAGGTAGGTGTCGGGACGACAATTAGTGTTATTCTACCTTTGTAG